In the genome of Qipengyuania seohaensis, one region contains:
- a CDS encoding ParB/RepB/Spo0J family partition protein, protein MSQAVDRKKKLGRGLGALLGEVQREEPLVNSGNESNDLTGAPTGKTTSGLTLISVADIEPLPGQPRTHFNDEALDELAASIAQRGVIQPVIVTSKGAGKYRLVAGERRWRAAQRARLHQIPAIVRDLEEREVLALALIENLQREDLNPLEEARAYQKLAEDEGMTQAEIAGLVDKSRSHIANLQRLLALPNDVLELLAASKLSMGHARALIGNEDASEIASRAAKEGLSVREVEKLVRKGKAPVRTRGTKPTVPEAETDADIAAVQGHLEEFLGLPVKIRTDETPSTGTVTIRYHTLDQLDLICQRLTGGDI, encoded by the coding sequence GTGAGCCAAGCAGTCGATCGTAAGAAGAAGCTCGGCCGTGGGCTTGGTGCGTTGCTCGGAGAAGTGCAGCGCGAAGAGCCGCTGGTCAATTCTGGTAACGAAAGCAACGACTTGACGGGGGCGCCGACAGGCAAGACGACTTCGGGCCTTACTCTGATTTCTGTCGCCGACATCGAGCCACTTCCTGGCCAGCCGCGTACACATTTCAACGATGAAGCGTTGGACGAGTTGGCTGCCTCGATTGCGCAGCGCGGGGTTATCCAGCCCGTTATCGTTACGTCGAAGGGTGCTGGAAAATACCGGCTGGTGGCCGGCGAACGCCGTTGGCGCGCCGCACAGCGAGCCAGATTGCATCAGATTCCAGCGATCGTTCGCGATCTTGAGGAACGCGAAGTTCTCGCACTCGCTCTCATCGAGAACCTACAGCGGGAAGACCTCAATCCGCTGGAAGAAGCGAGAGCATACCAGAAGCTCGCCGAAGACGAGGGAATGACGCAGGCCGAGATTGCCGGGCTGGTCGACAAATCCCGCAGTCACATTGCCAATTTGCAGCGCCTGCTTGCCCTGCCGAACGATGTTCTTGAGCTTTTGGCAGCCTCAAAGCTGTCCATGGGCCATGCGCGGGCGCTGATTGGCAATGAAGATGCGTCAGAGATTGCATCGCGCGCCGCCAAGGAGGGGCTATCGGTACGCGAAGTTGAGAAGCTCGTGCGCAAGGGCAAGGCCCCGGTACGCACACGCGGGACAAAGCCGACTGTACCTGAAGCGGAAACGGATGCCGATATTGCGGCAGTCCAAGGTCATCTGGAAGAGTTCCTGGGGCTGCCGGTGAAGATTCGGACCGACGAAACGCCGAGCACGGGTACGGTCACCATTCGTTACCACACGCTCGACCAGCTCGATCTGATTTGCCAGCGTCTCACAGGTGGCGATATTTAG
- a CDS encoding glycine zipper 2TM domain-containing protein: MNRISLVIASVATCAATSVSAQESETMQASPTESQADREIQEEVVETVFPAERVIPARPAPVIIERVEIDEVPAYAGAEFARPVTGNDRITAYRMQRAYIQQDDGSRTEIVGLPAGARVVRFDREAWLAECRNRLATHDESDRSKVIGAIAGAAIGGVAGNRIAGSGDRLAGTAAGAAIGALAGGAIGDSIDDGQATPASAYGECEAYLDDYMQSAMNGEFRDRPSHYGQEYMLVPVTISEPRKAVYREVSPTE, translated from the coding sequence ATGAATCGCATCTCCCTAGTCATCGCAAGCGTTGCCACCTGCGCAGCGACGTCCGTCAGTGCGCAAGAATCCGAGACTATGCAGGCCAGCCCGACCGAGAGTCAGGCTGATCGGGAAATACAGGAAGAGGTGGTAGAGACCGTTTTCCCGGCCGAGCGTGTCATCCCCGCGCGGCCAGCCCCGGTAATTATCGAACGTGTGGAGATCGACGAGGTCCCGGCGTACGCAGGAGCGGAATTTGCCCGGCCCGTAACGGGTAATGACCGCATAACGGCGTACCGAATGCAGCGGGCCTATATCCAGCAGGATGACGGCTCACGCACCGAAATAGTCGGACTACCCGCAGGGGCTCGCGTCGTGCGCTTCGACCGCGAGGCCTGGCTGGCGGAATGCCGCAATCGCCTGGCGACGCACGACGAAAGCGATCGCAGCAAGGTAATCGGCGCCATCGCCGGGGCTGCAATCGGGGGTGTCGCTGGAAATCGCATTGCGGGAAGCGGGGATCGTTTGGCCGGGACCGCTGCGGGGGCGGCCATAGGCGCTCTTGCGGGCGGCGCTATCGGTGACTCGATTGACGACGGACAGGCTACTCCCGCCTCTGCATACGGTGAATGCGAGGCGTATCTGGATGACTATATGCAAAGCGCGATGAACGGGGAATTCCGGGATCGGCCAAGCCATTATGGCCAGGAGTATATGCTGGTCCCGGTGACAATTTCCGAACCTCGCAAGGCCGTCTACCGAGAGGTATCCCCGACCGAATAA
- a CDS encoding GAF domain-containing protein, whose translation MYDFRPADDCPKPEAYRQLRDAADALTSGEPDPVANMANIAALLWDFLPDLNWAGFYRVIEDELVLGPFMGRPACIRIPMGTGVCGAAAETGETQLVEDVHSFPGHIACDAVTNSELVVPVHRDGRVIAVIDLDSPTTARFDGEDRAGIEELASVLADRI comes from the coding sequence ATGTACGATTTTCGCCCCGCAGATGACTGCCCGAAACCCGAAGCCTATCGTCAATTGCGTGATGCAGCGGACGCATTGACGTCCGGAGAGCCGGATCCGGTCGCCAATATGGCGAATATCGCGGCATTGCTCTGGGACTTCCTGCCCGATTTGAACTGGGCTGGATTTTACCGCGTGATCGAGGACGAACTGGTCCTTGGGCCCTTCATGGGAAGGCCTGCGTGCATTCGCATCCCCATGGGCACGGGCGTATGTGGGGCTGCCGCTGAAACCGGCGAGACGCAGTTGGTCGAAGACGTTCACTCCTTCCCGGGCCACATTGCCTGTGACGCCGTGACGAATTCGGAACTGGTGGTGCCTGTCCATCGCGATGGGCGGGTAATTGCCGTTATCGACCTCGACAGCCCGACCACGGCCCGTTTCGACGGGGAAGATCGCGCAGGTATCGAAGAGTTGGCTTCGGTCCTCGCCGACAGGATCTGA
- a CDS encoding PQQ-dependent sugar dehydrogenase — protein MSIVKKLGIALLIVIAVLAIVFYFVSRGDTADIPFDEVVGTEPRLDEPDAETFPTVAIAEPIGWQAGEVPTAAEGLQVQRFADGLEHPRTLQALPNGDILVSLTRAPAKDGGGLTAWIADLLMSRAGAGGESPNQVVLLRDEDGDGAAELRLVLLDDLDSPSGLAWNDGTLYVANHDEVLAFPYELGADTVSGAGTKLIDLAPAGGHWMRNLALHPDGDRLYVAVGSDTNIGDKGMEAEEGRALIWEVNLESGSQRMFAGGLRNANGLDFSPWSGELWTTVNERDMLGSDLVPDYLTNVPVGAQYGWPWVYWGDNFDRRVKYPYPSYINYIRTPEYALGPHVAALGLVFSREGAALGESFSSGAFIARHGSWNRKPPSGYDVVYVPFDERGNPMGQPIEVLGGFLTGDGKTRGRPTWVELAGDGSLLVSDDTAGIIWRVSAPGATPQGPIERVTGRSLPPQRELRGQAATFSGEDFAREVTVD, from the coding sequence ATGAGCATTGTCAAAAAGCTGGGAATTGCCCTCCTGATCGTCATCGCCGTCCTGGCGATCGTTTTCTACTTCGTCTCGCGCGGCGATACCGCGGACATCCCCTTCGACGAAGTCGTCGGAACCGAACCGCGTCTCGACGAGCCGGATGCAGAAACCTTCCCGACCGTTGCCATCGCCGAGCCGATTGGGTGGCAGGCGGGTGAAGTCCCGACGGCTGCCGAGGGACTGCAGGTCCAGCGCTTTGCTGACGGATTGGAGCACCCGCGGACCCTGCAGGCCTTGCCCAATGGCGATATCCTCGTTTCCTTGACGCGTGCACCTGCGAAGGACGGAGGCGGCCTTACGGCGTGGATTGCCGACTTGCTGATGAGCCGGGCCGGTGCTGGCGGGGAATCCCCCAATCAGGTGGTCCTGCTTCGCGACGAGGATGGTGACGGCGCCGCGGAATTGCGCCTGGTCCTTCTGGATGATCTGGATTCCCCCTCCGGTCTCGCATGGAACGACGGGACGCTCTATGTCGCAAATCACGACGAAGTGCTTGCGTTCCCTTACGAACTCGGCGCCGACACGGTTTCGGGGGCCGGAACGAAGTTGATCGATCTCGCCCCTGCAGGCGGCCATTGGATGCGCAACCTGGCGCTGCATCCCGATGGCGACAGGCTGTACGTTGCAGTGGGTTCCGACACCAATATCGGTGACAAGGGCATGGAAGCCGAAGAGGGCCGCGCCCTGATCTGGGAGGTCAACCTTGAGTCGGGCTCTCAGCGTATGTTCGCAGGCGGTCTGCGAAATGCGAACGGGCTCGACTTCAGCCCATGGTCGGGCGAACTATGGACGACCGTGAACGAGCGCGACATGCTCGGGTCGGACCTCGTGCCGGACTACCTCACCAATGTTCCTGTCGGCGCGCAATACGGCTGGCCGTGGGTATATTGGGGCGACAATTTCGACCGCCGCGTCAAATATCCCTATCCCTCGTATATAAACTACATCCGCACGCCGGAATATGCGCTGGGCCCGCACGTTGCCGCGCTCGGACTGGTCTTCAGCCGGGAGGGGGCCGCTCTGGGCGAAAGCTTCTCGAGCGGCGCCTTCATCGCGCGTCATGGTTCGTGGAACCGTAAGCCGCCCTCGGGTTATGACGTTGTCTATGTTCCTTTCGACGAACGCGGCAATCCGATGGGGCAGCCGATCGAGGTGCTGGGCGGTTTTCTTACCGGCGACGGAAAGACCCGCGGCCGCCCAACCTGGGTAGAACTGGCTGGCGACGGCTCACTTCTCGTCAGTGATGATACGGCCGGGATAATCTGGCGCGTGAGTGCCCCCGGCGCGACGCCGCAGGGGCCGATCGAAAGGGTGACCGGCCGCAGCCTGCCGCCGCAGCGCGAACTGAGAGGGCAGGCCGCAACCTTTTCCGGTGAAGATTTCGCCCGGGAAGTGACGGTGGACTAA
- a CDS encoding acyl-CoA dehydrogenase family protein, protein MTYTPATQDQLLAIRVNAGIEELAASEKFAAAEPDMVEAIVEGVGQFAAGEFAPLNRIGDLEGAKLENGVVRLPDGFDTAYHAYVEQGWNAIASPAEFGGQGLPFTLACNVLENLGTANMAFNLLPMLSVGAIEALENHGSGELQQKYLPKLVSGEWSGTMNLTEPQAGSDVGALRATAIPIEDGEHAGKYRIKGQKIYITWGEHELSRNIIHLVLARLPDAPEGSRGISLFVVPKYHVEADGTLGSRNDVRCVSLEHKLGINASPTCVMSYGDNDECIGELVGAPHRGLMAMFTMMNNARINVGNQGVQIGERATQQALDYAKERVQSARAGSPDRNPVSIIEHPDVRRMLLRMKALTEGARALLYYTAGQVDRGTLGNEDARARGEVLTPLIKAWGTDIGIEVASLGIQVHGGMGFVEETGAAQHWRDSRIAPIYEGTNGIQAADLVTRKLGMDDGQALISLTEDIARDCADEPALFALAGDCAAVAKWMREEASLDDRLSGSVPFTTMLSVAVAGWQLVRQLRAVESGSAPVLAKTKPASVRFFLDRIVPEAAGLRAAATAGSSGLYAVDSEALLG, encoded by the coding sequence GTGACCTACACTCCCGCCACCCAGGATCAGTTGCTCGCTATTCGGGTAAATGCCGGAATCGAAGAGCTTGCGGCCAGCGAGAAATTTGCTGCCGCCGAGCCTGACATGGTCGAAGCCATTGTCGAAGGTGTGGGCCAGTTCGCAGCAGGCGAGTTTGCGCCGCTTAATCGGATCGGCGATCTTGAGGGAGCGAAGCTGGAAAATGGTGTAGTCCGCCTGCCGGACGGCTTCGACACCGCCTATCACGCCTATGTCGAGCAGGGTTGGAATGCGATCGCGTCCCCGGCCGAATTCGGTGGCCAGGGACTGCCCTTCACTCTTGCATGCAATGTGCTGGAGAACCTCGGTACCGCAAACATGGCCTTCAACCTGTTGCCGATGCTGAGTGTGGGCGCAATCGAGGCGCTCGAAAACCACGGTTCTGGTGAATTGCAGCAAAAGTATCTTCCCAAATTGGTTAGCGGTGAATGGTCGGGAACGATGAACCTGACCGAGCCGCAAGCCGGGAGCGACGTCGGCGCCCTGCGGGCGACCGCCATACCGATCGAAGATGGCGAGCATGCCGGCAAGTACCGGATCAAGGGCCAGAAAATCTACATCACCTGGGGTGAGCACGAGCTTTCCAGGAATATCATCCATCTCGTTCTCGCGCGCCTTCCGGATGCGCCGGAAGGAAGCCGGGGAATTTCGCTCTTCGTCGTGCCCAAATACCACGTCGAAGCGGATGGCACACTTGGTTCGCGCAACGATGTTCGCTGCGTCAGCCTCGAGCACAAGCTCGGCATCAATGCGTCGCCGACCTGTGTGATGAGTTACGGCGATAACGACGAATGCATCGGGGAACTGGTCGGGGCCCCGCATCGCGGACTGATGGCCATGTTCACGATGATGAACAACGCCCGCATCAATGTCGGCAATCAGGGCGTGCAGATTGGTGAGCGGGCGACCCAGCAAGCACTTGATTATGCCAAGGAGCGGGTACAGTCGGCGCGCGCCGGCTCTCCGGATCGCAATCCTGTTTCGATAATCGAGCATCCCGATGTGCGTCGAATGCTCCTCAGGATGAAGGCGCTCACCGAAGGCGCCCGTGCACTGCTCTACTACACCGCCGGCCAAGTCGATCGCGGGACTCTAGGCAATGAGGACGCGCGGGCGCGCGGCGAAGTCCTGACGCCGCTGATCAAAGCCTGGGGAACCGACATCGGCATCGAAGTCGCGAGCCTGGGCATCCAGGTCCACGGAGGTATGGGGTTCGTCGAGGAAACCGGTGCAGCCCAGCATTGGCGCGATTCGCGTATCGCTCCGATCTACGAGGGCACAAACGGCATTCAGGCAGCCGACCTCGTTACCCGAAAACTGGGCATGGACGACGGCCAGGCGCTGATCTCGCTCACCGAAGATATCGCACGCGACTGCGCCGACGAACCGGCCCTGTTTGCGCTCGCCGGGGATTGCGCAGCAGTCGCCAAATGGATGCGCGAGGAAGCCAGTCTGGACGACCGCCTCTCTGGCAGCGTTCCGTTCACGACGATGCTGTCGGTGGCTGTCGCCGGATGGCAGCTGGTGCGCCAGCTTCGCGCGGTAGAGTCTGGAAGTGCTCCGGTATTGGCCAAGACCAAGCCGGCAAGCGTCCGTTTCTTTCTGGACCGTATCGTCCCGGAAGCTGCGGGCCTGCGCGCCGCAGCGACCGCAGGTTCTAGCGGCCTCTACGCAGTCGATTCCGAAGCGCTTCTCGGCTGA
- a CDS encoding L-threonylcarbamoyladenylate synthase: MVGKYATETLQANESGIARAAEILRAGGVVAVPTETVYGLAGRADSEEAVTRIYEAKGRPSFNPLIVHVPSIERAKRLAVFGEEATELALGYWPGPLTLVLPKREEAELAAKATAGLPTLALRVPDHPVMSALLGAVDFPLAAPSANPSGFISPTSAKHVLASLDGRIDAVIDGGVSRAGLESTILAVRDDGTVEELRPGPIKVAPRDSARQYDAIEAPGQLASHYAPGKPLRLDASDHAGDEFMIGFAGIAGDCTLSGAGNLEEAASRLYACLHLGAASAKPRIAVAPIPDRDIGIAINDRLRRAATPPD; this comes from the coding sequence ATGGTCGGCAAATACGCTACGGAAACGCTTCAGGCGAACGAAAGTGGCATAGCGCGTGCCGCAGAAATCTTGCGCGCGGGCGGGGTGGTCGCGGTGCCGACCGAAACGGTATACGGCCTGGCGGGAAGGGCTGACAGCGAAGAGGCGGTCACCCGCATTTACGAAGCGAAGGGAAGACCGAGCTTCAATCCCCTCATCGTTCACGTGCCCTCGATCGAGCGGGCAAAGCGCCTGGCGGTGTTTGGCGAAGAAGCGACAGAACTGGCGCTTGGCTATTGGCCTGGCCCGCTGACCCTCGTCCTGCCGAAGCGCGAAGAAGCGGAACTGGCAGCAAAGGCCACAGCCGGATTGCCGACACTGGCCCTGCGCGTGCCCGATCACCCCGTGATGTCTGCGCTGCTGGGCGCGGTCGATTTTCCCTTGGCGGCGCCTTCCGCTAATCCGAGCGGTTTCATCAGCCCCACGAGCGCGAAGCACGTTCTGGCATCATTGGATGGCCGTATCGATGCCGTGATCGATGGAGGGGTCTCGCGGGCGGGGCTGGAATCCACGATCCTCGCAGTGCGCGACGACGGTACGGTGGAAGAGCTACGGCCGGGTCCGATCAAAGTTGCGCCGCGCGACTCCGCTCGGCAGTACGACGCGATTGAAGCGCCTGGCCAGCTCGCGAGCCACTACGCCCCAGGCAAACCCTTGCGTCTCGATGCGAGCGATCATGCAGGAGACGAATTCATGATCGGATTTGCCGGCATCGCCGGCGATTGCACACTGTCTGGGGCTGGCAATCTCGAAGAGGCCGCTTCACGTCTCTACGCTTGCTTGCACCTTGGCGCGGCCTCCGCGAAACCGCGCATAGCCGTCGCCCCTATTCCGGATCGCGATATCGGCATAGCAATCAATGACAGGTTGCGCCGCGCTGCGACACCGCCGGATTAA